A single Suricata suricatta isolate VVHF042 chromosome 2, meerkat_22Aug2017_6uvM2_HiC, whole genome shotgun sequence DNA region contains:
- the AP3M1 gene encoding AP-3 complex subunit mu-1 isoform X1: MIHSLFLINCSGDIFLEKHWKSVVSQSVCDYFFEAQEKAADVENVPPVISTPHHYLISIYRDKLFFVSVIQTEVPPLFVIEFLHRVADTFQDYFGECSEAAIKDNVVIVYELLEEMLDNGFPLATESNILKELIKPPTILRSVVNSITGSSNVGDTLPTGQLSNIPWRRAGVKYTNNEAYFDVVEEIDAIIDKSGSTVFAEIQGVIDACIKLSGMPDLSLSFMNPRLLDDVSFHPCIRFKRWESERVLSFIPPDGNFRLISYRVSSQNLVAIPVYVKHCISFKENSSCGRFDITIGPKQNMGKTIEGITVTVHMPKVVLNMNLTPTQGSYTFDPVTKVLTWDVGKITPQKLPSLKGLVNLQSGAPKPEENPSLNIQFKIQQLAISGLKVNRLDMYGEKYKPFKGVKYVTKAGKFQLGRFGR; encoded by the exons atgATTCACAGTTTATTTCTCATAAACTGTTCCGGTGACATATTTCTAGAGAAGCACTGGAAGAGTGTTGTGAGCCAGTCTGTCTGTGATTATTTCTTTGAAGCTCAAGAGAAAGCTGCTGATGTTGAAAATGTACCACCTGTCATTTCAACACCTCATCACTACCTCATCAGTATCTACCGGGATAAGCTCTTCTTTGTGTCTGTCATACAGACTGAAGTGCCACCTCTATTTGTAATTGAGTTCCTACATCGAGTTGCTGACACTTTTCAG GACTACTTTGGTGAGTGTTCAGAAGCTGCAATTAAGGATAATGTGGTCATTGTATATGAGCTCTTGGAAGAAATGTTAGACAATGGATTTCCACTGGCTACCGAgtctaatattttgaaagaactgATTAAACCACCAACAATTCTACGTTCTGTTGTCAACTCTATTACAG GCAGCAGTAATGTTGGGGACACACTCCCCACTGGGCAGCTGTCCAACATCCCATGGCGCCGGGCAGGGGTAAAGTACACAAACAATGAAGCCTATTTTGATGTCGTTGAAGAAATAGATGCAATTATAGATAAATCAG gaTCTACAGTCTTTGCAGAAATTCAAGGGGTCATTGATGCTTGTATTAAGCTATCTGGAATGCctgacctttctctttctttcatg AACCCACGGCTTCTAGATGATGTCAGCTTCCACCCCTGCATCCGCTTCAAGCGTTGGGAATCTGAAAGAGTTTTGTCATTTATTCCTCCAGATGGAAATTTCCGACTCATATCATATCGTGTCAGCTCACAAAA tcTAGTGGCAATACCAGTGTATGTGAAACACTGCATCAGCTTTAAGGAGAACAGTTCTTGTGGCAGGTTCGATATTACAATCGGACCAAAGCAGAATATGGGGAAAACTATTGAAGGAATCACAGTAACAGTTCACATGCCAAAAGTTGTACTGAATATGAACCTGACGCCAACACAAGGCAGCTATACTTTTGATCCAGTTACCAAG GTACTAACATGGGATGTGGGAAAAATTACTCCACAAAAGCTCCCAAGTCTTAAAGGACTGGTAAACTTACAGTCTGGAGCACCCAAGCCAGAAGAGAATCCAAGTCTCAACATACAATTCAAGATTCAGCAGCTTGCTATTTCTG GCTTAAAAGTAAACCGCTTGGACATGTATGGGGAGAAATACAAGCCTTTTAAAGGAGTCAAATATGTCACGAAAGCTGGAAAGTTCCAA TTAGGAAGATTCGGGAGGTGA
- the AP3M1 gene encoding AP-3 complex subunit mu-1 isoform X2: MIHSLFLINCSGDIFLEKHWKSVVSQSVCDYFFEAQEKAADVENVPPVISTPHHYLISIYRDKLFFVSVIQTEVPPLFVIEFLHRVADTFQDYFGECSEAAIKDNVVIVYELLEEMLDNGFPLATESNILKELIKPPTILRSVVNSITGSSNVGDTLPTGQLSNIPWRRAGVKYTNNEAYFDVVEEIDAIIDKSGSTVFAEIQGVIDACIKLSGMPDLSLSFMNPRLLDDVSFHPCIRFKRWESERVLSFIPPDGNFRLISYRVSSQNLVAIPVYVKHCISFKENSSCGRFDITIGPKQNMGKTIEGITVTVHMPKVVLNMNLTPTQGSYTFDPVTKVLTWDVGKITPQKLPSLKGLVNLQSGAPKPEENPSLNIQFKIQQLAISGLKVNRLDMYGEKYKPFKGVKYVTKAGKFQVRT, translated from the exons atgATTCACAGTTTATTTCTCATAAACTGTTCCGGTGACATATTTCTAGAGAAGCACTGGAAGAGTGTTGTGAGCCAGTCTGTCTGTGATTATTTCTTTGAAGCTCAAGAGAAAGCTGCTGATGTTGAAAATGTACCACCTGTCATTTCAACACCTCATCACTACCTCATCAGTATCTACCGGGATAAGCTCTTCTTTGTGTCTGTCATACAGACTGAAGTGCCACCTCTATTTGTAATTGAGTTCCTACATCGAGTTGCTGACACTTTTCAG GACTACTTTGGTGAGTGTTCAGAAGCTGCAATTAAGGATAATGTGGTCATTGTATATGAGCTCTTGGAAGAAATGTTAGACAATGGATTTCCACTGGCTACCGAgtctaatattttgaaagaactgATTAAACCACCAACAATTCTACGTTCTGTTGTCAACTCTATTACAG GCAGCAGTAATGTTGGGGACACACTCCCCACTGGGCAGCTGTCCAACATCCCATGGCGCCGGGCAGGGGTAAAGTACACAAACAATGAAGCCTATTTTGATGTCGTTGAAGAAATAGATGCAATTATAGATAAATCAG gaTCTACAGTCTTTGCAGAAATTCAAGGGGTCATTGATGCTTGTATTAAGCTATCTGGAATGCctgacctttctctttctttcatg AACCCACGGCTTCTAGATGATGTCAGCTTCCACCCCTGCATCCGCTTCAAGCGTTGGGAATCTGAAAGAGTTTTGTCATTTATTCCTCCAGATGGAAATTTCCGACTCATATCATATCGTGTCAGCTCACAAAA tcTAGTGGCAATACCAGTGTATGTGAAACACTGCATCAGCTTTAAGGAGAACAGTTCTTGTGGCAGGTTCGATATTACAATCGGACCAAAGCAGAATATGGGGAAAACTATTGAAGGAATCACAGTAACAGTTCACATGCCAAAAGTTGTACTGAATATGAACCTGACGCCAACACAAGGCAGCTATACTTTTGATCCAGTTACCAAG GTACTAACATGGGATGTGGGAAAAATTACTCCACAAAAGCTCCCAAGTCTTAAAGGACTGGTAAACTTACAGTCTGGAGCACCCAAGCCAGAAGAGAATCCAAGTCTCAACATACAATTCAAGATTCAGCAGCTTGCTATTTCTG GCTTAAAAGTAAACCGCTTGGACATGTATGGGGAGAAATACAAGCCTTTTAAAGGAGTCAAATATGTCACGAAAGCTGGAAAGTTCCAAGTGAGGACATGA